Proteins from one Cryptomeria japonica chromosome 4, Sugi_1.0, whole genome shotgun sequence genomic window:
- the LOC131034399 gene encoding protein DETOXIFICATION 33, whose protein sequence is MDEESLKISLIRNNGDDEFAGDSPPIEGWRGLVQASWKESKKLWYLAGPAIFTSLCQYSINAITQTFTGHIGDIELAAFSITNSVIAGLSYGVMLGMGSALETLCGQAFGAKQLKMLGVYMQRSSVILLVTACLMSSIYVWSEQILKLIGEEDEIAELAGKLSLWVLPQLFAYAMVFPLAKFLQAQSKVLVMAVIAGGALIVHVIFSWLLIFKWGCGLWGAALMVDISWWMIVLAQMAYILSGTCKEAWGGFTWAAFRNLGAFLRLSLASGVMLCLECWYLNLLILLAGYLSNPKIAVDAISICMNLMGWELMISLGFNTAISVRVSNELGAGHPRAAKFAVYTVLATMLMIGAILMVVIFITRNEFAVAFTNSEEVMKAVSKLAPLLAFTMLLNSIQPVFGGVAVGAGWQALVAYINLASYYIFGVPLGCFLGYYFDFGVKGIWAGMICGTTLQTIILCFVTFKTKWNRESSQAIEKIKAWAERT, encoded by the exons ATGGACGAGGAAAGTCTTAAGATATCTTTAATCCGTAACAATGGCGACGATGAGTTTGCAGGGGATAGTCCGCCAATTGAAGGATGGAGAGGCCTGGTCCAGGCAAGCTGGAAAGAATCAAAGAAATTGTGGTACCTGGCAGGCCCTGCTATTTTCACCTCCCTCTGTCAGTACTCAATCAATGCCATCACACAGACCTTCACCGGTCATATTGGTGATATCGAGTTAGCCGCTTTTTCCATTACGAACTCTGTAATCGCTGGTCTCTCATATGGCGTCATG CTAGGAATGGGCAGCGCGTTGGAGACTCTGTGCGGGCAGGCATTCGGAGCCAAACAACTTAAGATGCTGGGAGTTTATATGCAGCGCTCTTCTGTTATATTACTTGTCACCGCCTGCCTTATGAGCTCCATTTATGTATGGTCGGAGCAGATTCTAAAGCTTATTGGTGAAGAAGATGAGATTGCAGAACTGGCAGGTAAATTATCACTCTGGGTGCTACCGCAGTTGTTTGCTTATGCCATGGTTTTTCCGCTGGCAAAGTTTTTGCAGGCGCAGAGTAAGGTATTGGTGATGGCGGTGATTGCTGGTGGAGCATTGATTGTTCATGTGATCTTTAGCTGGTTGTTAATCTTTAAGTGGGGATGTGGACTTTGGGGAGCGGCTTTAATGGTGGACATCTCGTGGTGGATGATTGTCTTGGCGCAGATGGCATACATTCTCAGCGGCACCTGCAAAGAGGCCTGGGGAGGCTTTACCTGGGCAGCTTTCCGCAACCTCGGAGCTTTCCTGCGCCTTTCACTAGCATCGGGTGTAATGTTGTG TTTGGAATGTTGGTATCTCAACCTTCTGATACTTTTAGCGGGCTACCTTAGCAATCCAAAAATCGCAGTAGATGCCATTTCTATATG TATGAATCTGATGGGGTGGGAGCTGATGATATCTTTGGGATTCAATACTGCCATCAG TGTAAGAGTTTCTAATGAATTGGGAGCTGGACATCCAAGAGCTGCAAAATTTGCAGTGTATACTGTTCTTGCAACAATGTTAATGATAGGGGCTATTCTAATGGTTGTGATCTTCATTACAAGGAATGAATTTGCAGTTGCATTTACTAATAGTGAAGAAGTTATGAAAGCCGTTTCAAAGCTTGCACCTCTACTAGCTTTTACTATGCTTTTGAATAGCATACAACCTGTTTTTGGAG GTGTGGCAGTGGGAGCAGGTTGGCAAGCTCTAGTGGCATATATTAATTTAGCATCTTATTACATTTTTGGAGTTCCCCTTGGCTGCTTCTTGGGATACTATTTTGATTTCGGAGTGAAG GGAATTTGGGCTGGTATGATTTGTGGAACAACCCTACAGACAATTATTCTATGCTTTGTTACATTTAAAACTAAATGGAATCGAGAA TCTTCTCAAGCTATAGAGAAGATTAAAGCGTGGGCGGAGAGAACTTAA